One genomic segment of Paenibacillus sp. FSL H8-0332 includes these proteins:
- a CDS encoding DUF5665 domain-containing protein has protein sequence MDPADLPPEEKLNALYRMTTSLAQQMEKSRISEYTELLYSPFRLIWLNILSGAARGLGIALGFTFFAATIIYVLQVLGALNLPIIGDYIADIVRIVQHQLELKTF, from the coding sequence ATTGATCCGGCCGATCTTCCCCCGGAAGAGAAGCTGAACGCCCTGTACCGGATGACCACGAGTCTGGCCCAGCAGATGGAGAAGTCACGGATCTCGGAATACACCGAACTGCTGTATTCTCCGTTCCGGCTGATCTGGCTGAACATCCTCTCCGGAGCGGCCAGGGGACTGGGGATAGCGCTCGGGTTTACTTTTTTTGCAGCGACGATTATTTATGTGCTTCAGGTGCTGGGTGCGCTGAATCTGCCGATCATTGGCGACTATATCGCGGACATTGTGCGGATTGTCCAGCATCAGTTGGAGCTGAAGACGTTCTGA